A single region of the Alteriqipengyuania flavescens genome encodes:
- a CDS encoding cation diffusion facilitator family transporter, with protein MGAGHSHGSGHGHGHGGGHGHGHDHGPGDYDRAFAIGIVLNTAFVVVEAVYGFLSGSMALVADAGHNLSDVLSLILAWGAATLAKKPPSNRFTFGYKSSTILAALANALLLLAALGVILWETLHRFADPQPIEPGTVMIVAGIGIVINTATALLFMSGRKSDINIRGAFLHMAADALVSLGVVIAGALIWYTGALWIDPVTSLLIVALIAWGTWGLLKDSIRMSLLGVPAGIDEGAVRGYLGGIDGVARVHDLHIWPMSTTETALTAHLVMPGGHPGDSFLMEVAEELKHHHRIGHATIQVETSDDCAQACV; from the coding sequence ATGGGGGCGGGACACTCACACGGTAGCGGGCATGGGCATGGCCATGGCGGCGGGCACGGGCATGGCCACGACCACGGCCCGGGCGACTATGACCGCGCCTTTGCGATCGGCATCGTCCTCAACACCGCCTTCGTCGTCGTGGAGGCGGTCTACGGCTTCCTGTCCGGTTCGATGGCGCTGGTCGCGGATGCTGGCCACAACCTATCCGATGTCCTCAGCCTGATCCTTGCCTGGGGCGCGGCGACGCTGGCGAAGAAACCGCCGAGCAACCGCTTCACCTTCGGCTACAAGAGCTCCACCATCCTTGCCGCGCTCGCCAACGCGCTGCTGCTGCTCGCCGCGCTGGGCGTGATCCTGTGGGAAACGCTGCACCGCTTTGCCGACCCGCAGCCGATCGAGCCGGGCACGGTTATGATCGTCGCCGGGATCGGCATCGTCATCAACACCGCTACCGCGCTGCTCTTCATGTCCGGCCGCAAGAGCGACATCAACATCCGCGGCGCGTTCCTGCACATGGCCGCCGACGCGCTCGTCAGCCTGGGTGTGGTCATCGCCGGCGCGCTGATCTGGTACACCGGCGCACTGTGGATCGACCCCGTCACCAGCCTGCTGATCGTCGCCCTGATCGCGTGGGGTACGTGGGGCCTGCTTAAGGATTCCATCCGCATGAGCCTGCTCGGCGTGCCCGCCGGCATCGATGAAGGCGCGGTGCGCGGCTATCTTGGCGGGATCGACGGCGTGGCGCGGGTCCACGACCTCCACATCTGGCCGATGAGCACAACCGAAACCGCGCTGACCGCGCACCTGGTGATGCCGGGCGGCCATCCGGGGGACAGCTTCCTGATGGAAGTGGCCGAGGAACTGAAGCACCATCACCGCATCGGCCACGCCACCATCCAGGTCGAAACCAGCGACGACTGCGCGCAGGCCTGCGTATAG
- the mtgA gene encoding monofunctional biosynthetic peptidoglycan transglycosylase, whose translation MLRVARFLAKFVVGFVALSLLLVIVFRFVPPPVTATMVMDENGITKDWESLSQIDRNLVDAVIAAEDGKFCSHDGFDRKAIENAMRRNMEGGRIRGGSTISQQTAKNVFLWQGGGYFRKGLEAWFTFLIENIWGKRRIMEVYLNVAETGIGTYGAEAGAQRYFGKSAASLTRIEAARMAAALPLPKKRSVKNPGGWLRRHGNTISARIGVVRRDALDACVYN comes from the coding sequence ATGCTTCGGGTCGCCAGGTTCCTTGCCAAGTTCGTCGTCGGTTTCGTCGCGCTCAGCCTGCTGCTGGTGATCGTGTTCCGCTTCGTCCCGCCGCCGGTCACCGCGACCATGGTGATGGACGAAAACGGCATCACCAAGGACTGGGAAAGCCTGAGCCAGATCGACCGCAACCTGGTGGATGCGGTGATCGCGGCGGAGGACGGCAAGTTCTGCAGCCACGACGGCTTCGACCGCAAGGCGATCGAGAATGCGATGCGGCGCAACATGGAAGGCGGGCGCATCCGCGGCGGCTCCACCATCAGCCAGCAGACCGCCAAGAACGTGTTCCTGTGGCAGGGCGGAGGCTATTTCCGCAAAGGGCTGGAAGCCTGGTTCACATTCCTGATCGAGAATATCTGGGGCAAGCGGCGGATCATGGAAGTCTACCTCAACGTCGCGGAAACCGGCATCGGCACCTATGGAGCCGAGGCCGGGGCGCAGCGCTATTTCGGCAAGTCCGCTGCCAGCCTGACGCGGATTGAGGCGGCGCGCATGGCAGCCGCCCTGCCCCTGCCCAAGAAGCGCAGCGTGAAGAACCCGGGCGGTTGGCTGCGCCGCCACGGCAACACGATTTCCGCCCGCATCGGCGTCGTCAGGCGTGACGCGCTCGACGCCTGCGTCTACAACTGA
- a CDS encoding M48 family metallopeptidase, with amino-acid sequence MIEWLQGAPGDHEIVLAGRPLPILLKRNARARRLTLRLARDGSAVHLTVPRWAPTREAIAFAHAKSEWLAGQLEKIPQRDPPQAGGTFRYCGEDWRIDWHAAHPRTPRADTDAGTLTLGGPQDRLPARLQRWLESEALRLCAADLAFYAERAGVPLPEIRLSRAKSRWGSCSGKQVVRINWRLVQAPAHVRRSVVAHEVAHLVHFDHSPAFHALLGHIYDADIGAADRWLKAHGRSLYAQFG; translated from the coding sequence GTGATCGAATGGCTGCAGGGCGCGCCGGGCGATCACGAAATCGTCCTCGCCGGACGGCCCCTCCCCATCCTTCTCAAGCGCAATGCCCGCGCCCGGCGGCTGACCCTGCGGCTGGCGCGTGACGGCAGCGCGGTGCACCTCACCGTGCCGCGCTGGGCCCCGACGCGCGAGGCGATCGCCTTTGCCCATGCGAAGTCGGAATGGCTGGCTGGCCAGCTCGAGAAAATCCCGCAGCGCGATCCGCCGCAGGCCGGCGGGACTTTCCGCTATTGCGGGGAAGACTGGCGGATCGATTGGCACGCCGCCCACCCGCGCACCCCGCGCGCCGATACGGACGCCGGCACGCTCACCCTCGGCGGGCCGCAGGACCGCTTGCCCGCGCGCCTGCAGCGCTGGCTGGAGAGCGAGGCGCTGCGCCTGTGCGCCGCCGATCTCGCCTTCTACGCCGAACGCGCCGGGGTGCCGCTGCCCGAAATCCGCCTCAGCCGTGCGAAAAGCCGATGGGGCAGCTGCTCGGGCAAGCAGGTCGTGCGGATCAACTGGCGGCTGGTGCAGGCACCCGCGCATGTCCGCCGCAGCGTGGTCGCCCACGAGGTCGCGCATCTCGTGCATTTCGATCACAGCCCCGCCTTTCACGCACTGCTGGGGCACATCTATGACGCCGACATCGGGGCCGCAGACCGCTGGCTGAAAGCGCACGGTCGCAGCCTTTACGCGCAGTTCGGCTAA
- a CDS encoding GNAT family N-acetyltransferase translates to MLDRQPVLQDDRVRLRPLHAYDWHALYAVAGSRELWALHPRSDRWQEPVFREFFDDALAKQGALAIIDRNGDRIVGSSRFQSYDPADGGVVEIGWTFIARNLWGSGMNARVKRLMLSHALASVERVVFRVGENNLVSRRAMEKIGGRLTGRIEEAEGATGPQRNVIYEIDRAAFAQGPLA, encoded by the coding sequence GTGCTGGATCGGCAACCGGTCCTGCAGGACGACCGCGTCCGATTGCGACCCTTGCATGCGTACGACTGGCACGCCCTGTATGCGGTAGCCGGCAGCCGCGAGCTATGGGCCCTGCACCCGCGCAGCGACCGGTGGCAGGAGCCGGTGTTTCGCGAATTCTTCGATGACGCGCTGGCGAAACAGGGTGCGCTCGCCATCATCGACCGGAACGGCGACCGCATCGTCGGGTCGAGCCGGTTCCAAAGCTACGACCCGGCGGATGGCGGGGTGGTGGAAATCGGCTGGACCTTCATCGCCCGGAATCTTTGGGGAAGCGGCATGAATGCCCGCGTGAAGCGGTTGATGCTGTCCCATGCGCTGGCATCCGTGGAACGCGTGGTGTTCCGGGTCGGCGAGAACAACCTCGTCTCTCGCAGGGCGATGGAGAAGATCGGCGGCCGCCTGACTGGCCGCATCGAAGAGGCCGAAGGGGCGACCGGCCCCCAGCGGAATGTCATCTACGAAATCGACCGCGCCGCGTTCGCGCAAGGGCCGCTGGCCTAG
- a CDS encoding SCO family protein encodes MRPIFASAAAILLTATACAEAPPPAEPPLAGASIGGDFTLTGTDGADVSWTDFEGKYRLVYFGYAFCPDICPNDVANLARGYKALKESDPAAAQALVPIFISIDPERDTPDVVAEFAGAFSPDIVGLTGTPEQVAATAKKFAVYFAKGEETPDGGYLMDHSRSAILFSPSGEPIAPISVDQGGKAVEAELKQWVS; translated from the coding sequence ATGCGACCGATCTTCGCCTCAGCTGCCGCAATCCTCCTCACGGCCACCGCCTGCGCCGAAGCGCCCCCGCCTGCCGAACCGCCGCTGGCCGGTGCGTCGATCGGCGGCGATTTCACGCTCACCGGCACCGATGGCGCGGACGTGTCGTGGACCGATTTCGAGGGCAAATACCGGCTCGTCTATTTCGGCTACGCCTTCTGCCCCGACATCTGCCCCAACGACGTCGCCAACCTTGCGCGCGGTTACAAGGCGCTGAAGGAAAGCGATCCCGCCGCCGCGCAGGCGCTGGTGCCGATCTTCATCTCCATCGATCCGGAACGCGACACGCCGGACGTGGTCGCCGAATTCGCCGGCGCCTTTTCGCCGGACATCGTCGGGCTGACCGGTACGCCCGAACAGGTCGCCGCCACGGCCAAGAAGTTCGCCGTCTATTTTGCGAAGGGCGAGGAAACGCCGGATGGCGGCTACCTGATGGATCACAGCCGGTCCGCAATCCTGTTTAGCCCGTCGGGCGAACCGATCGCGCCGATTTCCGTAGACCAGGGCGGCAAGGCGGTCGAGGCAGAGCTGAAGCAGTGGGTGAGCTGA
- a CDS encoding YcgN family cysteine cluster protein produces MGELRDRFWQLDLAELTRAEWEALCDGCGRCCLHKVEDADTGRIYDTNVACKLLDTATGLCSDYRHRKARVPDCLRLTAGNVNDLPWLPQTCAYRRRARGEALPDWHYLLSGDRDAVRKAGVSVHNRVISETDAGPLEHHMVDWEEEP; encoded by the coding sequence GTGGGTGAGCTGAGGGACAGGTTCTGGCAGCTCGATCTGGCGGAGCTGACTCGCGCGGAATGGGAAGCCCTGTGCGACGGGTGCGGGCGCTGCTGCCTGCACAAGGTCGAGGATGCCGACACGGGCCGGATCTACGACACCAATGTCGCCTGCAAGCTGCTCGACACGGCGACCGGCCTGTGCAGCGATTATCGCCATCGCAAGGCGCGTGTACCCGATTGCCTGCGCCTGACCGCGGGCAATGTGAACGATTTGCCGTGGCTGCCGCAGACCTGCGCCTATCGCCGCCGCGCACGGGGCGAGGCATTGCCCGACTGGCACTACCTCCTCAGCGGTGACCGCGACGCGGTGCGCAAGGCCGGCGTGTCCGTCCACAACCGCGTGATCAGCGAAACCGATGCGGGACCGCTGGAGCACCACATGGTCGACTGGGAGGAGGAACCGTGA
- the ribD gene encoding bifunctional diaminohydroxyphosphoribosylaminopyrimidine deaminase/5-amino-6-(5-phosphoribosylamino)uracil reductase RibD — MTASKADLRWLAAAAALAERGRPVSAPNPSVGAIIVKEGRVIGRGWTQAGGRPHAEAVALAQAGSDAAGATLYVTLEPCAHDSARGPACSALVAAAGLARVVIGAGDPDPRTAGGGIARLEAAGIETVLADCPRCADSLAGYLTRAALGRPHVTLKLALSIDGCIALADGTSQWITGPAARAHTHRERARADAILVGGGTLRADTPSLDVRLEGLEDRSPTRWVLTRGETPDGWQALRDPADLSPLAPAQYLFVEGGAGATAAFLAADHVDRLLVYRAPIVIGGGMASVGDIGLADLAQAHGRWQRIATAALGSDMLEVYERTRSRNPA; from the coding sequence TTGACGGCCAGTAAGGCCGACCTGCGCTGGCTCGCCGCGGCTGCCGCGCTGGCGGAGCGCGGTCGCCCCGTCAGTGCGCCCAACCCGTCCGTCGGCGCCATCATCGTAAAGGAGGGCCGCGTCATCGGTCGCGGCTGGACGCAAGCTGGCGGCCGCCCGCATGCGGAGGCTGTCGCTCTGGCGCAGGCCGGCAGCGATGCGGCAGGTGCCACGCTGTATGTCACGCTCGAACCCTGCGCCCATGACAGCGCGCGCGGCCCGGCCTGCTCCGCGCTGGTCGCAGCGGCCGGACTGGCGCGCGTGGTGATCGGCGCCGGCGATCCGGACCCGCGCACGGCAGGCGGCGGCATCGCCCGGCTGGAGGCTGCCGGGATCGAGACCGTGCTGGCCGATTGCCCGCGCTGCGCGGATAGCCTTGCCGGTTACCTGACCCGCGCCGCGCTGGGCCGCCCGCACGTCACGCTGAAACTCGCGCTTTCCATCGACGGCTGCATCGCGCTCGCCGACGGGACCAGCCAATGGATCACCGGACCTGCCGCGCGCGCCCACACGCACCGCGAGCGGGCACGAGCGGACGCCATCCTCGTCGGCGGCGGGACCTTGCGCGCCGATACGCCATCGCTCGACGTGCGGCTGGAAGGGCTGGAGGATCGCTCGCCAACCCGCTGGGTGCTGACGCGCGGCGAGACGCCGGATGGCTGGCAGGCGCTGCGCGATCCTGCCGACCTGTCGCCGCTTGCGCCCGCGCAATATCTCTTTGTGGAAGGCGGCGCAGGGGCCACGGCAGCCTTCCTTGCCGCCGACCATGTCGACCGCTTGCTGGTCTACCGCGCGCCCATCGTCATCGGCGGCGGCATGGCTTCCGTCGGCGACATCGGCCTTGCCGACCTGGCGCAAGCGCATGGCCGCTGGCAGCGGATCGCAACCGCGGCGCTTGGCAGCGATATGCTCGAAGTCTACGAGCGGACCCGCAGCCGCAATCCGGCCTGA
- a CDS encoding riboflavin synthase, which translates to MFTGIVTAIGTVTNREERGDLRLTIACPWDPADIAIGASIACSGCCLTVVSKGGDAGAAWFTVDLSAETVGLTNAARWAEGARLNLEPALKMGDELGGHIVTGHVDGVGRVIAAEDEGDSTRLTILAPAGLAPYIAAKGSITVDGCSLTVNSVEDTDDGCQFGLNIIPHTAEVTTLGTLASGDSVNLEIDTLARYLQRMVALRG; encoded by the coding sequence ATGTTCACCGGCATCGTCACCGCCATCGGCACCGTCACCAACCGCGAAGAGCGCGGCGACCTGCGCCTCACCATCGCCTGCCCGTGGGACCCGGCGGACATCGCCATCGGCGCTTCGATCGCCTGCTCCGGCTGCTGCCTGACCGTGGTGAGCAAGGGCGGGGATGCGGGCGCCGCGTGGTTCACCGTCGACCTTTCGGCAGAGACCGTGGGCCTGACCAACGCCGCGCGCTGGGCGGAAGGCGCGCGCCTCAATCTCGAACCCGCGCTGAAGATGGGCGACGAGCTGGGCGGCCATATCGTCACCGGCCATGTCGATGGCGTCGGGCGCGTCATCGCGGCGGAAGACGAGGGGGATTCGACCCGCCTCACCATCCTCGCCCCGGCTGGCCTCGCGCCCTATATCGCGGCCAAGGGCTCGATCACCGTGGACGGCTGCTCGCTCACTGTGAATTCGGTCGAGGATACGGACGATGGCTGCCAGTTCGGGCTCAACATCATCCCCCACACCGCCGAAGTGACGACACTGGGCACCCTCGCATCCGGCGACAGCGTGAACCTGGAGATCGACACTCTGGCCCGCTACCTCCAGCGGATGGTCGCGCTGCGGGGCTAG